GGCAAAATGATCGAGCGTGGTGGAAACACAAAAATATCCTTCCCTCGCACAGCAAACCCTGAAAGATCGACTTCATACGGTGAGTCATTGTTGATCTGTATGTTTCCCGCCGCATCTGCAGTCAGCGAAAGTGCGACTGGCAAAATTGTTATTTCATGTCGAGTGACTTGTTCTTGTCGTTTATATCCCGCGTAGGAAGTTACTACATAAGTCCCGGGAAACGCATAGGTATGTGTTGGCTCTTTCTCACCACTTACTGTCCCATCACCAAAATTCCACTCATACGAAAGCGAATCGATCAAATGATCACCAACACCGTCAGCCTCGATAACAAACGAAACTGGTTGATTCACATAGCCAATTTTTGGCGCATACACTTCTAGCTCGAGTGTCACACCAGGAAGGATGAGAATAGTTGGTTCGCGCTCGACTGGATCTTGTAGTTTTGCACTACCTGAAGTAGCCGGAGTCACGGCCGCGGCGACACGCTCCTCAGGTGGTACTGCCTCCCGTCCCGGAGTCGCCGCGGCCGTGACCCACCCCTTCGTAGTATATTGCGCCGTCTCCTTGGTTACATTATCTCCCCCGATCAACTCCCAGTCAGCTCCACCGATCACCTGGTCAACCAACGACTCATCAGCTCGCTCCAGACGCAGTGTCGCACCGGTATTCACGAGAGCGCCGGTATAGATCATAAAGGCAGCGCCAGCAGCGGAATCATCGCTCGTGCGCTCAAGCACAGCATACGAACCACTTGGAATACTGCCTACTAATTCAATATCTAAATTCATTCCATCGGATAGTCGCCAGCCAGTCACCTCAACTGCTGCACCATCGTTATACAATTCGATCCACTCATGATTAGCCGAAGCAGTCGACCCCATCCACGCCACCTCG
Above is a window of Candidatus Nomurabacteria bacterium DNA encoding:
- a CDS encoding PKD domain-containing protein — translated: MIYTGALVNTGATLRLERADESLVDQVIGGADWELIGGDNVTKETAQYTTKGWVTAAATPGREAVPPEERVAAAVTPATSGSAKLQDPVEREPTILILPGVTLELEVYAPKIGYVNQPVSFVIEADGVGDHLIDSLSYEWNFGDGTVSGEKEPTHTYAFPGTYVVTSYAGYKRQEQVTRHEITILPVALSLTADAAGNIQINNDSPYEVDLSGFAVRGKDIFVFPPRSIILPQQTITLVGNKIGTTNSMVAVYDTKGVLLASKMPGGQRQSIVLASAPAPQVSSIAVSQPQEVVYVAPEVVVPQSSFGFVKDEVAIEAKPEEVMVTPAETQLAAVSAAATGSGDRWTYALIGVLVVAVLGILLSPRRNEIA